A window from Streptomyces syringium encodes these proteins:
- a CDS encoding DUF5709 domain-containing protein — MSDEAMGDEVYQPAGSDTRDNPDDLDLENALEGDGLDETLDEGYSPPEKPLAAEHHGTTAREQREGESLEQRLAEEEPDVAPPEGDGIGDQVGTNGEAVDEEAGEARAGRVVAADDGLPLRANDVVARDVGTDGGAASAEEAALHITPGPGEREPRERGEDDSGGRPRGT, encoded by the coding sequence ATGTCCGACGAGGCGATGGGTGACGAGGTCTACCAGCCGGCCGGCTCCGACACCCGCGACAACCCCGACGACCTCGACCTGGAGAACGCGCTGGAGGGGGACGGGCTCGACGAGACCCTCGACGAGGGGTACTCGCCGCCGGAGAAGCCCCTGGCCGCGGAGCACCACGGCACGACAGCGCGGGAGCAGCGGGAGGGCGAGAGCCTGGAGCAGCGCCTGGCCGAGGAGGAGCCCGATGTCGCGCCGCCCGAGGGTGACGGCATCGGTGACCAGGTGGGCACGAACGGCGAGGCCGTGGACGAGGAGGCCGGCGAGGCCCGCGCGGGGCGGGTCGTGGCGGCCGACGACGGGCTCCCGCTCCGCGCGAACGACGTGGTCGCCAGGGACGTCGGCACCGACGGCGGGGCCGCCTCGGCGGAGGAAGCCGCGCTGCACATCACCCCCGGCCCCGGGGAGCGCGAACCGCGGGAGCGGGGAGAAGACGACAGCGGCGGGCGCCCGCGGGGCACCTGA